One genomic region from Rosa rugosa chromosome 1, drRosRugo1.1, whole genome shotgun sequence encodes:
- the LOC133721686 gene encoding BTB/POZ domain-containing protein SR1IP1 isoform X2 has product MADIDHGEKSTAPTATANMSSKKKELLSTALKRTSECDVSVRVGEASFSLHKFPLVSKCGYIRKLVSESTDADISVIELPDVPGGAEAFELAAKFCYGINFEISTENIAMLRCVSEYLLMTEEYAVGNLVGRTDAYLNEVALKSLAGAVSVLHMSESFLPIAEKVKLVSRCIDAIAYITCKDSQFCLSGRTDSGHESLSSSAVYQTKPVVDWWAEDLTVLRIDTFQRVLIAMMARGFKQYALGPILMLYAQKSLRGLETFGKGRKKIEPRQEHEKRVVLETIVSLLPREKNTMSVSFLSMLLRAAKNLETTVACQLDLEKRMGLQLAQAVLDDLLIPSYSFTGDTLLDVDTVQRIMMNYLEYNMDRNHLSFSADDEYVSPPLSDLERVGKLMENYLAEIATDRNLSVSKLIGIAELIPEQSRITEDGMYRAVDIYLKAHPSLSDMEKKKVCSVMDCQKLSREACAHAAQNDRLPVQTVVQVLYYEQQRLRDVMDGSLIGGESSVLPSKVNNLYSTDLHHHVPDELSMLRRQNEELKIELLKVKMKLKEIETSTMRTVTSSPMGNISTSSDKPPLPRKSFINSVSKRLGKLSPFGVTPPNPKARARPAKDRRHSIS; this is encoded by the exons ATGGCTGATATTGATCATGGGGAGAAAAGTACTGCACCCACCGCCACTGCCAATATGTCCTCTAAGAAGAAGGAGCTTCTCTCTACGGCCTTGAAGCGAACCAGTGAATG TGATGTTAGCGTTCGTGTTGGAGAAGCTTCCTTCTCGTTGCACAAG TTTCCTTTAGTTTCAAAGTGTGGATACATTAGGAAACTGGTGTCTGAATCTACTGATGCTGATATATCTGTCATTGAACTACCTGATGTTCCGGGAGGAGCAGAAGCATTTGAGCTTGCAGCTAAATTCTGCTATGGAATAAATTTTGAGATAAGCACAGAAAACATTGCAATGCTTCGTTGCGTGTCAGAGTACCTTCTCATGACTGAGGAGTATGCAGTTGGAAACCTTGTGGGAAGAACTGATGCATACCTGAATGAAGTGGCACTTAAAAGCCTTGCAGGCGCAGTTTCAGTTTTGCACATGTCAGAAAGCTTCCTCCCAATTGCAGAGAAAGTGAAGTTAGTGAGCCGATGCATTGATGCAATTGCTTACATTACCTGCAAAGACAGCCAGTTCTGTTTGTCTGGTAGGACTGATAGTGGCCATGAGAGTCTAAGCTCTTCAGCGGTGTATCAAACAAAACCTGTTGTTGATTGGTGGGCTGAAGATTTAACTGTCCTTAGAATTGATACCTTCCAAAGAGTTCTGATTGCAATGATGGCAAGAGGGTTTAAGCAATACGCTCTTGGACCAATACTCATGCTCTATGCACAGAAATCTCTAAGAGGTTTG GAAACATTTGGAAAGGGAAGGAAGAAAATCGAGCCACGACAGGAGCATGAGAAGAGAGTTGTCTTGGAAACAATTGTGAGTCTTCTGCCAAGGGAGAAGAATACAATGTCAGTTAGCTTTCTTTCTATGCTGCTTCGTGCTGCAAAAAATCTAGAAACAACAGTTGCTTGTCAGCTAGATTTGGAGAAGAGAATGGGATTGCAATTGGCTCAGGCTGTCTTGGATGATCTCTTGATTCCCTCTTATTCCTTTACTGGGGACACATTGCTTGATGTGGATACTGTGCAAAGGATTATGATGAATTACCTAGAGTATAATATGGATAGGAACCATTTGAGCTTCAGTGCAGACGATGAGTATGTTTCTCCTCCACTAAGTGACTTGGAACGAGTTGGAAAGTTAATGGAGAACTACCTTGCCGAAATAGCAACTGATCGGAACTTATCTGTTTCAAAGCTCATTGGCATTGCTGAACTTATTCCAGAACAGTCAAGGATAACCGAAGATGGGATGTACAGAGCAGTTGATATCTACCTAAAG GCACATCCTAGTCTAAGTGATATGGAGAAAAAGAAAGTCTGTAGCGTGATGGATTGCCAGAAGCTTTCGCGTGAGGCCTGTGCTCACGCTGCTCAGAATGACCGGCTTCCTGTTCAAACTGTTGTCCAAGTGCTCTACTACGAGCAGCAGCGCCTTCGAGATGTCATGGATGGTAGTCTCATTGGTGGTGAATCATCCGTACTTCCTTCCAAAGTAAACAACTTGTACTCCACTGATCTCCACCACCATGTTCCCGATGAGCTTTCCATGTTGCGTAGACAAAATGAGGAGCTGAAAATAGAGTTGCTGAAGGTGAAAATGAAGCTGAAAGAAATTGAAACATCTACTATGAGGACAGTAACAAGCAGTCCAATGGGAAACATTTCAACATCTAGTGATAAGCCTCCTCTGCCTCGAAAATCATTTATCAACTCGGTTTCAAAAAGACTTGGGAAACTTTCTCCATTTGGAGTGACACCTCCCAATCCCAAAGCCCGTGCAAGACCTGCCAAAGATCGGCGGCATTCAATTTCTTGA
- the LOC133721686 gene encoding BTB/POZ domain-containing protein SR1IP1 isoform X1 — MADIDHGEKSTAPTATANMSSKKKELLSTALKRTSEWIFSQEIPSDVSVRVGEASFSLHKFPLVSKCGYIRKLVSESTDADISVIELPDVPGGAEAFELAAKFCYGINFEISTENIAMLRCVSEYLLMTEEYAVGNLVGRTDAYLNEVALKSLAGAVSVLHMSESFLPIAEKVKLVSRCIDAIAYITCKDSQFCLSGRTDSGHESLSSSAVYQTKPVVDWWAEDLTVLRIDTFQRVLIAMMARGFKQYALGPILMLYAQKSLRGLETFGKGRKKIEPRQEHEKRVVLETIVSLLPREKNTMSVSFLSMLLRAAKNLETTVACQLDLEKRMGLQLAQAVLDDLLIPSYSFTGDTLLDVDTVQRIMMNYLEYNMDRNHLSFSADDEYVSPPLSDLERVGKLMENYLAEIATDRNLSVSKLIGIAELIPEQSRITEDGMYRAVDIYLKAHPSLSDMEKKKVCSVMDCQKLSREACAHAAQNDRLPVQTVVQVLYYEQQRLRDVMDGSLIGGESSVLPSKVNNLYSTDLHHHVPDELSMLRRQNEELKIELLKVKMKLKEIETSTMRTVTSSPMGNISTSSDKPPLPRKSFINSVSKRLGKLSPFGVTPPNPKARARPAKDRRHSIS, encoded by the exons ATGGCTGATATTGATCATGGGGAGAAAAGTACTGCACCCACCGCCACTGCCAATATGTCCTCTAAGAAGAAGGAGCTTCTCTCTACGGCCTTGAAGCGAACCAGTGAATG GATTTTTTCTCAGGAGATTCCCAGTGATGTTAGCGTTCGTGTTGGAGAAGCTTCCTTCTCGTTGCACAAG TTTCCTTTAGTTTCAAAGTGTGGATACATTAGGAAACTGGTGTCTGAATCTACTGATGCTGATATATCTGTCATTGAACTACCTGATGTTCCGGGAGGAGCAGAAGCATTTGAGCTTGCAGCTAAATTCTGCTATGGAATAAATTTTGAGATAAGCACAGAAAACATTGCAATGCTTCGTTGCGTGTCAGAGTACCTTCTCATGACTGAGGAGTATGCAGTTGGAAACCTTGTGGGAAGAACTGATGCATACCTGAATGAAGTGGCACTTAAAAGCCTTGCAGGCGCAGTTTCAGTTTTGCACATGTCAGAAAGCTTCCTCCCAATTGCAGAGAAAGTGAAGTTAGTGAGCCGATGCATTGATGCAATTGCTTACATTACCTGCAAAGACAGCCAGTTCTGTTTGTCTGGTAGGACTGATAGTGGCCATGAGAGTCTAAGCTCTTCAGCGGTGTATCAAACAAAACCTGTTGTTGATTGGTGGGCTGAAGATTTAACTGTCCTTAGAATTGATACCTTCCAAAGAGTTCTGATTGCAATGATGGCAAGAGGGTTTAAGCAATACGCTCTTGGACCAATACTCATGCTCTATGCACAGAAATCTCTAAGAGGTTTG GAAACATTTGGAAAGGGAAGGAAGAAAATCGAGCCACGACAGGAGCATGAGAAGAGAGTTGTCTTGGAAACAATTGTGAGTCTTCTGCCAAGGGAGAAGAATACAATGTCAGTTAGCTTTCTTTCTATGCTGCTTCGTGCTGCAAAAAATCTAGAAACAACAGTTGCTTGTCAGCTAGATTTGGAGAAGAGAATGGGATTGCAATTGGCTCAGGCTGTCTTGGATGATCTCTTGATTCCCTCTTATTCCTTTACTGGGGACACATTGCTTGATGTGGATACTGTGCAAAGGATTATGATGAATTACCTAGAGTATAATATGGATAGGAACCATTTGAGCTTCAGTGCAGACGATGAGTATGTTTCTCCTCCACTAAGTGACTTGGAACGAGTTGGAAAGTTAATGGAGAACTACCTTGCCGAAATAGCAACTGATCGGAACTTATCTGTTTCAAAGCTCATTGGCATTGCTGAACTTATTCCAGAACAGTCAAGGATAACCGAAGATGGGATGTACAGAGCAGTTGATATCTACCTAAAG GCACATCCTAGTCTAAGTGATATGGAGAAAAAGAAAGTCTGTAGCGTGATGGATTGCCAGAAGCTTTCGCGTGAGGCCTGTGCTCACGCTGCTCAGAATGACCGGCTTCCTGTTCAAACTGTTGTCCAAGTGCTCTACTACGAGCAGCAGCGCCTTCGAGATGTCATGGATGGTAGTCTCATTGGTGGTGAATCATCCGTACTTCCTTCCAAAGTAAACAACTTGTACTCCACTGATCTCCACCACCATGTTCCCGATGAGCTTTCCATGTTGCGTAGACAAAATGAGGAGCTGAAAATAGAGTTGCTGAAGGTGAAAATGAAGCTGAAAGAAATTGAAACATCTACTATGAGGACAGTAACAAGCAGTCCAATGGGAAACATTTCAACATCTAGTGATAAGCCTCCTCTGCCTCGAAAATCATTTATCAACTCGGTTTCAAAAAGACTTGGGAAACTTTCTCCATTTGGAGTGACACCTCCCAATCCCAAAGCCCGTGCAAGACCTGCCAAAGATCGGCGGCATTCAATTTCTTGA
- the LOC133721686 gene encoding BTB/POZ domain-containing protein SR1IP1 isoform X3, which yields MEIPSDVSVRVGEASFSLHKFPLVSKCGYIRKLVSESTDADISVIELPDVPGGAEAFELAAKFCYGINFEISTENIAMLRCVSEYLLMTEEYAVGNLVGRTDAYLNEVALKSLAGAVSVLHMSESFLPIAEKVKLVSRCIDAIAYITCKDSQFCLSGRTDSGHESLSSSAVYQTKPVVDWWAEDLTVLRIDTFQRVLIAMMARGFKQYALGPILMLYAQKSLRGLETFGKGRKKIEPRQEHEKRVVLETIVSLLPREKNTMSVSFLSMLLRAAKNLETTVACQLDLEKRMGLQLAQAVLDDLLIPSYSFTGDTLLDVDTVQRIMMNYLEYNMDRNHLSFSADDEYVSPPLSDLERVGKLMENYLAEIATDRNLSVSKLIGIAELIPEQSRITEDGMYRAVDIYLKAHPSLSDMEKKKVCSVMDCQKLSREACAHAAQNDRLPVQTVVQVLYYEQQRLRDVMDGSLIGGESSVLPSKVNNLYSTDLHHHVPDELSMLRRQNEELKIELLKVKMKLKEIETSTMRTVTSSPMGNISTSSDKPPLPRKSFINSVSKRLGKLSPFGVTPPNPKARARPAKDRRHSIS from the exons ATG GAGATTCCCAGTGATGTTAGCGTTCGTGTTGGAGAAGCTTCCTTCTCGTTGCACAAG TTTCCTTTAGTTTCAAAGTGTGGATACATTAGGAAACTGGTGTCTGAATCTACTGATGCTGATATATCTGTCATTGAACTACCTGATGTTCCGGGAGGAGCAGAAGCATTTGAGCTTGCAGCTAAATTCTGCTATGGAATAAATTTTGAGATAAGCACAGAAAACATTGCAATGCTTCGTTGCGTGTCAGAGTACCTTCTCATGACTGAGGAGTATGCAGTTGGAAACCTTGTGGGAAGAACTGATGCATACCTGAATGAAGTGGCACTTAAAAGCCTTGCAGGCGCAGTTTCAGTTTTGCACATGTCAGAAAGCTTCCTCCCAATTGCAGAGAAAGTGAAGTTAGTGAGCCGATGCATTGATGCAATTGCTTACATTACCTGCAAAGACAGCCAGTTCTGTTTGTCTGGTAGGACTGATAGTGGCCATGAGAGTCTAAGCTCTTCAGCGGTGTATCAAACAAAACCTGTTGTTGATTGGTGGGCTGAAGATTTAACTGTCCTTAGAATTGATACCTTCCAAAGAGTTCTGATTGCAATGATGGCAAGAGGGTTTAAGCAATACGCTCTTGGACCAATACTCATGCTCTATGCACAGAAATCTCTAAGAGGTTTG GAAACATTTGGAAAGGGAAGGAAGAAAATCGAGCCACGACAGGAGCATGAGAAGAGAGTTGTCTTGGAAACAATTGTGAGTCTTCTGCCAAGGGAGAAGAATACAATGTCAGTTAGCTTTCTTTCTATGCTGCTTCGTGCTGCAAAAAATCTAGAAACAACAGTTGCTTGTCAGCTAGATTTGGAGAAGAGAATGGGATTGCAATTGGCTCAGGCTGTCTTGGATGATCTCTTGATTCCCTCTTATTCCTTTACTGGGGACACATTGCTTGATGTGGATACTGTGCAAAGGATTATGATGAATTACCTAGAGTATAATATGGATAGGAACCATTTGAGCTTCAGTGCAGACGATGAGTATGTTTCTCCTCCACTAAGTGACTTGGAACGAGTTGGAAAGTTAATGGAGAACTACCTTGCCGAAATAGCAACTGATCGGAACTTATCTGTTTCAAAGCTCATTGGCATTGCTGAACTTATTCCAGAACAGTCAAGGATAACCGAAGATGGGATGTACAGAGCAGTTGATATCTACCTAAAG GCACATCCTAGTCTAAGTGATATGGAGAAAAAGAAAGTCTGTAGCGTGATGGATTGCCAGAAGCTTTCGCGTGAGGCCTGTGCTCACGCTGCTCAGAATGACCGGCTTCCTGTTCAAACTGTTGTCCAAGTGCTCTACTACGAGCAGCAGCGCCTTCGAGATGTCATGGATGGTAGTCTCATTGGTGGTGAATCATCCGTACTTCCTTCCAAAGTAAACAACTTGTACTCCACTGATCTCCACCACCATGTTCCCGATGAGCTTTCCATGTTGCGTAGACAAAATGAGGAGCTGAAAATAGAGTTGCTGAAGGTGAAAATGAAGCTGAAAGAAATTGAAACATCTACTATGAGGACAGTAACAAGCAGTCCAATGGGAAACATTTCAACATCTAGTGATAAGCCTCCTCTGCCTCGAAAATCATTTATCAACTCGGTTTCAAAAAGACTTGGGAAACTTTCTCCATTTGGAGTGACACCTCCCAATCCCAAAGCCCGTGCAAGACCTGCCAAAGATCGGCGGCATTCAATTTCTTGA
- the LOC133727423 gene encoding uncharacterized protein LOC133727423, with protein sequence MEKLLNPYDKECMRMAILKHEETFKEQVYELHRLYHIQKLLMNSSIGKSRPKGNKRESWDLHNEISFSHQLKYELQRKLDLEQPAEAAAAEELEVIDESEIELTLGPTRYNKNRRKKSEAQLTSDSGPSFSSSSTGSSHVNRTGSGTHYQRRSKEQLGGCEEQLRQDERLKLPPWLFQVLSLNMT encoded by the exons ATGGAGAAGCTTCTTAATCCATATGATAAGGAGTGCATGAGAATGGCCATTTTAAAGCACGAAGAAACATTCAAGGAGCAG GTATATGAACTTCATAGGCTATACCATATCCAGAAATTATTGATGAACAGTTCAATAGGTAAAAGCAGGCCTAAAGGAAACAAAAGAGAGAGTTGGGATTTACACAATGAAATCAGTTTCAGTCACCAACTGAAGTATGAGCTGCAAAGAAAGCTAGATTTAGAACAGCCTgcagaagcagcagcagcagaagaGTTGGAGGTCATAGATGAGAGTGAGATTGAGTTGACTCTGGGACCCACAAGATACAACAAAAACAGAAGGAAGAAATCAGAAGCACAACTAACTTCAGATTCAGGGCCaagtttctcttcttcttctactggATCAAGCCATGTGAACAGGACAGGTTCAGGGACTCATTATCAGAGGAGGAGTAAAGAGCAATTGGGTGGGTGTGAAGAGCAATTGAGACAGGATGAGAGGCTCAAACTGCCTCCTTGGCTTTTCCAAGTTTTGAGCTTGAACATGACTTGA
- the LOC133715484 gene encoding RING-H2 finger protein ATL1-like: MLVENYYISRVRQTRQPLINNIQSQLPQDAVLPIKFKRYNLSISGWDSEDNDVPMIVIPNPKVLRAQETITEVSRAELLSDRSASTVLMYEVLSRMDVPEDERPVIIEKIFLVLESANTMLPICVDIKRVTCRLQYMRDRSDRMIPRVTNESMDTYEVRPIPAAKSFIKDLERVSLDDSEDVKESCVICMECFEGGVQAVRLPCSHIFHENCSVQWLMTSHLCPLCRYPMPCEEDLLGH; encoded by the coding sequence ATGTTAGTCGAAAACTACTATATCAGTCGTGTACGACAAACTAGGCAACCCTTGATCAACAATATTCAGTCCCAACTTCCACAAGACGCAGTTCTACCCATCAAATTCAAACGCTACAACTTATCAATAAGCGGTTGGGACTCAGAAGATAATGATGTCCCAATGATAGTTATTCCAAATCCAAAAGTTTTAAGAGCTCAAGAAACCATTACAGAGGTCTCTCGTGCCGAGCTATTGTCTGATAGGAGTGCATCCACTGTGCTCATGTATGAGGTTCTTTCGCGGATGGATGTCCCAGAAGATGAGCGACCAGTCATCATAGAAAAAATATTTCTGGTGCTCGAATCGGCCAATACCATGCTGCCTATCTGTGTGGACATCAAACGTGTTACTTGCCGACTTCAATATATGAGGGATCGATCCGATCGGATGATTCCGAGGGTTACAAATGAATCCATGGATACATATGAGGTCAGGCCTATTCCAGCAGCTAAATCATTCATTAAAGATTTGGAGAGAGTGAGCCTTGATGATTCGGAAGATGTAAAAGAGTCGTGTGTTATTTGTATGGAGTGTTTTGAGGGTGGCGTTCAAGCTGTTCGCCTGCCTTGTTCACACATTTTCCATGAAAATTGCAGTGTCCAGTGGCTAATGACCAGTCACTTGTGTCCTTTGTGCCGATACCCAATGCCTTGTGAAGAAGATTTGCTTGGACATTGA